A single Alcanivorax borkumensis SK2 DNA region contains:
- a CDS encoding calcium/sodium antiporter has translation MLLAIAAVIGGLILLVWSADKFVEGAAGTAVHAGMPPLLIGMLIVGFGTSAPEMVVSALAALEGNPSLALGNAYGSNISNIALILGVVAVMSPILVNSAILKKELPILTLITLLSGYQLIDGHISRLDAWVLIGVLAVLMGWSIYAAMTGKADVLAGEVETDLAEHPLPLKKALLWLVVGLILLVVSSRALVWGAVLIAQSLGVSDLIIGLTIVALGTSLPELASSIAAVRKGEHDIAFGNVLGSNLFNTLAVVGIAGAIKPMTVDAGVLQRDWSLMMGLTLMLFVMGFGLWGRKGQITRANGVGLLVVYVAYMGYLGSTMLGGG, from the coding sequence ATGTTGCTGGCCATTGCCGCCGTGATTGGCGGGCTGATACTGCTGGTATGGAGTGCGGACAAATTTGTCGAAGGGGCGGCGGGTACGGCGGTTCATGCCGGTATGCCGCCTCTGTTAATCGGTATGCTGATTGTGGGCTTTGGTACGTCTGCCCCGGAGATGGTGGTGTCGGCGCTGGCGGCGCTGGAAGGCAACCCGTCTCTGGCGTTAGGTAATGCCTACGGGTCGAATATTTCTAACATCGCCCTCATTCTAGGGGTAGTGGCGGTAATGAGCCCGATTCTGGTGAATTCCGCTATTCTCAAGAAAGAGCTACCGATTCTCACACTGATTACCCTACTGTCGGGCTATCAGCTCATCGATGGACACATTTCTCGCCTAGACGCCTGGGTGCTGATTGGGGTGTTGGCGGTACTGATGGGCTGGTCTATTTATGCGGCGATGACGGGCAAAGCCGATGTGCTCGCCGGAGAAGTGGAGACGGATCTGGCAGAGCACCCGCTGCCGTTGAAGAAAGCGTTGCTATGGTTGGTGGTGGGGTTGATTCTGCTGGTGGTCAGCTCTCGGGCGCTGGTGTGGGGCGCAGTCTTGATTGCCCAGTCCTTGGGCGTCAGCGATTTGATCATTGGCCTTACTATCGTTGCTCTTGGCACCTCTTTGCCGGAACTGGCTTCCAGCATTGCGGCGGTGCGCAAGGGCGAACACGATATAGCCTTTGGTAACGTGCTAGGCTCGAATTTGTTCAATACGTTGGCGGTGGTCGGTATCGCCGGCGCCATCAAACCCATGACTGTGGATGCAGGCGTTTTGCAGCGCGACTGGTCTCTAATGATGGGGCTGACGCTGATGCTGTTCGTCATGGGTTTCGGCCTGTGGGGCCGTAAGGGCCAAATAACCCGAGCTAACGGCGTTGGTTTGCTGGTGGTTTATGTGGCATACATGGGTTATCTGGGGTCTACCATGCTGGGGGGCGGTTGA